Within the Sporosarcina luteola genome, the region ATGCCAAGTTCACTGCCGACGTTTTTCCTTCCGGATATTCCATTGAATTTGGAAACGTTGAAGATCATCTTCCCGTATTCATTGGCGTTAGCGATTGTCGGTCTACTCGAATCTTTGCTCACTTCCCAAGTGCTCGATGATATGACGGATACGCCTAGCGATAAAAATCGGGAGGCGCGCGGACAAGGGATCGCGAACTTCTTGACAGGCTTTTTCGGTGGAATGGCAGGGTGCGCGTTGATCGGGCAATCGATCATCAATATCAAATCAGGCGGGCGCGGACGCCTATCGACATTTACAGCGGGCGTCTTCCTCATCTTTTTAATCATTGTGTTGGGCGATGTCGTCGTCAAAATTCCGATGCCGGTACTTGCAGGAGTGATGATCATGGTCGCTGCAACAACGTTCAACTGGGGCTCGTTCAAGTTCCTGAAGCAAGCGCCGAAAACGGAATCAATCGTCATGCTCATCACCGTCGCGATCATTCTGTACACCCATAATCTTGCGATCGGCGTTGTCGTTGGCGTCGTTTTAAGCTCATTATTTTTTGTCTCCAAAATATCCCGTGTGACTGTGACTTCGGAGGCGGGCATATATAAGGTTAAAGGGCCTCTGTTTTTCGCATCGACGACAAAATTCATCCAATCATTCAACGACGTCAAGGAAAAGGAAATTTGTATCGACTTTGAAGACAGCCAGCTATGGGACGAGTCCGCTGTCGGTGCAATCAGTAAAGTGAAGGGGAAGCTTGAGGAAGAAGGGGTCTCTGTGACAATCCAAGGGCTCAATTCTTCAAGTGAACAGTTATACGAGAAGTTACAATGAGGGAGGAATGTTCATGAAGATTGCGGTAGCAATCGACGGTTCGGAAAATGCGCTGCGTGCTGCAAAACATGCAATTACGCTCGCACAACATTTTCCGGAATCGCAATTGGAGTTCATCTACGTAGCGGATTTTAATAAAGCGAAAGACGAGCGGCTTTTATCGCAAAGCGAAGAAAGCCTCCTGCTGAAACGAAAGCAGAAAGCCGACCCAGTTTTGGAGCTGGCACGTAATGCCGGCGTGAAAGCGAAAATGACAATGCTAAAAGGGGATCCAAGCCAGGAAATCATCAAATACGTGAACGCCGAATCCATCGACCAACTCATCATCGGTAGCCGAGGCCTAAACACCTTCCAAGAAATGATCCTCGGCAGCGTCAGCCACAAAGTAATGAAACACGTCAACTGCCCAGTAACCGTAGTAAAGTAGGTGCCTGTGCAGCACACTATTCAGTTAATACACTACAATTGCATAAACTATTTTAAGAAGCCAGCTATGCAGACGAACAGTTGGCTTCTTTTTGTATGAATATACTTTTCATCGAATAGTCATAAATGTGTGGCGCACAGGCACCCAATCAATTCTGACAATACACTACAATTGCATAAAATAAATGAAGAAGCCGACCGTTTCAACACCTGGTAGGCTTCTTTTTACATTTATATAAACTTTAATGAATTGTCATAAATGTGTGATGCACAGGCACCTAATTTGAGTCTTTTTAGTTGCTTGTTCCCTACTTGTGTATTAATATTTAGTTAAGAAACAATTAGACATCTAACTATCTGAATGACGACGTGACAGGAAGCTATCCAACAATTAGGAATGTATTCATTCCAATCATTAAGGAGAGGGTTAGCATGAGATTACAAGGAAAAGTGGCAATCATTACAGGAAGCGCATCAGGGATTGGCAGGGGAATCGCGCTTGCCATGGCGAAAGAGGGCGCACATATCGCAGTTATTGATATTAATGAAGAAAAAGGGCAAGAGACGTTAAAAGAATTGACCGAGCTTACGGAAAGCATGCTGTTCATTAAAGACATTTCAAAGCCTGAAAACGTTACTGAAATTGTACAAGCTGTCGTAGCGAAGTTCGGTAAGTTGGACATCCTCGTGAATAACGCACATGCATCCCGACAAGCGTTATTCGCGGAGACGACGATGGATATGATTGACTTGTCTTTCGGGACAGGCTTTTATCCGACATTCCATTTCATGCAAGCTGCTTATCCTGAGTTGAAGAAGACAAAGGGGAAAGTGATCAACTTCGCATCAGGCGCTGGTTTGGATGGTCAGCCGACACAAGCATCTTACGCAGCAGCGAAAGAAGCGATCCGCGCGATTTCACGTGTGGCGGCGAATGAGTGGGGTCCGGAAGGCATCAATGTGAACCTGATTTCACTGATCGCTTTGACACCAGGCGTGGAAGCGTGGGCTCAAAGTGCGCCGGATATGTACGAAGCGATGATCAACCGCATTCCGTTGCGCCGTCTAGGCGATCCGGAAGGCGATATCGGCCGCACAGCAGTATTTTTGGCGAGCGATGATGCGAACTACATTACAGGACAAACAATCATGGTTGACGGCGGTTCAATTAAATTACGATAAGGAGATGTTCAACATGGGTAAATTGGACGGAAAAGTAGCGATTGTAACTGGTGGAGCTTCTGGTATTGGTGAAGGAATGGTAGATCTGTTCCAATCAGAGGGCGCGATTGTCATTGCAGCGGATATCAACGAAGTAGCAATACAACGAGCGAGTGAAAAGAAAAATGTGCATGGCATGAAGTTGAATGTAGCGTCCGACGAAGAGTGGGCTGCGTTTGCAAAAGACGTGAAAGAAAAATTCGGCCGCATTGATATTCTTGTGAACAACGCGGGGATTTCCTCTGAAAAAGCGTTTACGGAAATCGGCATGGATGATTGGCAAAAAATGATGGCAATCAACAGCTTCGGTCCTTTTGCAGGCATGAAGCATATAGCGCCAATCATGGCTGAACAACAGAGCGGTTCGATCGTTAATATTTCATCGTACACGGCGCAAATCGGACAAGGGTTTAACCATTACTCTGCATCCAAAGGGGCTGTCCGCGCGATTTCAAAGGCAGCAGCGACAACATTCGGTCGTCAAGGTGTGCGTGTAAATGCGCTATTCCCTGGAATTATTGAAACACCTATGACGCAAAACCTAAGCGCATCCAAAGAGTTGCTTGACCAACTCGTTCGCGCAACACCTTTGCAACGTCTTGGCAAGCCGGCCGATATCGCCAATGCAGCACTCTTCTTGGCAAGTGATGACTCTTCATATATTACGGGCGCGGAAATTGTCATCGACGGCGGCTTCTCTGCACAGTAATTGAATAAGGGAATTTTGAATGAACCTAAATCATCGAATTTAGGTTCTTTTTCTATAACAGGGGCCGTATATGATAAAATGGTATTGCTTATTTAGAAAGTAGGAGAAAAAATGAAGGAAGAAACAATTTTTGACATCATACACAATATGGACAAGTTCACGAACAACTTGATCATTCAATGGAATAAATTATTCAATGAAGATTTGGGTGTATCCCATATACTCCTTCTCGGCCATTTAGCGTCCAATGGGAAAAGCCGGCCTTCTGATATCGCGAAAGTACTTGGACTGACCCCTCCCACTGTTACTCATTTAACAGAGAAACTTGTCAAAAAGGAACTTGCCGTCCGCTCTACTGATGAAGAAGACAGACGCATTGTTTACTTAACGATTACAGAAGCGGGAAATGAAATTTTACAACGCGCAAACCTCGAAGGCCAGGCACTGAGAAAAAATTTGTTTGAAAAACTAACTCCCGAAGAGCAACAGCAAATGCTCCATATTTATCAGAAGTTGAATGAGTGATATTATCTTGGTGCCTGTGCAGCACACTATTCAGTAAATACACTACAATTGCATAAATGAAATATGAGAAGCTAACCAAATCAACGGTGAGGTGGCTTCTTTTTGTATTACTATACTTTTTGTTGAATAGTCATAAATGTGTATCGCACAGGCACCCAACCAATTCTGACAATACACTACAATTGCATAAAATAAATGAAGAAGCCAACCGTTGCAACATTGAGTCGGCATATATTAGTATTTTTATTACTTATCTTGAATTGTCATAAGTGTGTGTCACACAGGCACCTTTTAGGCACCTGCTTAAATTCCATACCAATGGTGTCTGAATGTTGGTATAATTATATAGTGATAGAGTGAAGTTTGGAATATGATAAGACAAGAAAGAGATGAAAACATAAATAAACAGATGATAAATAAATGAATGAATCGGGGGGGATCGCCATGAAGCTGGAACGTTTGCGTCAGTCATTTGAAGAGCTTGCAAGATTTACAGATGAAGGGGAAGGCATCAATCGGCTGGCTTACACCGAAACCGAGCGGAATGCACGGGACTTCCTGATGAAGCAGCTAGAACTTGCGGGGCTGACAGTGCGGATCGACTATGCAGGAAACGTCATTGCCCGGCGGGAGGGGCGTTCTTCTGACCTGCCGGCTGTCGCGACCGGCTCTCACATCGACTCCGTCTATGCGGCGGGTGAATTTGACGGGACGGCGGGCGTCCTTGTTGCACTTGAAATCATGCGTTCTCTCGCAGATGAAGGAGTGGAGACAGAGCACCCACTTGAAGTCATCATTTTTGCATGCGAGGAGTCTGCACGCTTCGGGGCATCGACACTTGGAAGCAAAGCGATGTCAGGTCGTCTGGATCCGGCGTACACCCGGTCGCTGACGGACAAAAACGGCATTACGCTAATGCAGGCATTTGAAGAAAACGGACTCGATCTGGAAGAAGTACACTTGGCAAAACGCTTCAGGGATGAAATCAAAGCGTTTATCGAGCTGCATGTCGAACAGGGCCCTGTACTCGAAAAGCAGGAGGCGTCAATCGGCGTGGTGACTGCCATTGCTGCGCCGATCCGTTTACATGTGCATATAGATGGAACAGCGGACCATTCCGGAACGACGCCGATGGATTACCGTCATGATGCTTTACTTGGAGGCGCGGAAATCGCGCTTGCCGTCGAGAAAGCTGCACTCGCCGAGCTCGCGTACGGTACAGTCGGCACAGTCGGTGTCTTTTCCATAGAGCCAGGTGCGATGAATGTAGTGCCTGGCGCCGCGGATCTCTACGTCGATATTCGAGGCACGAATGTGGAATCACGCCAGCGCGTCGTCGATGTACTCGCTACAGCGGTGAACGACACCGCGAACAAACGCGGCCTGGATATTTGGATGGACGAAATGTCCCGTGAAGAACCCGTGCAAATGGACAGCGAACTCGTTACGGGATTGAAAGCAATCTGCGAAGAAAAAGGAGTGACTTGTCTCAAAATGCCAAGCGGCGCGGGGCATGACTCCATGAATATGGCGTCACTCTGTCCGACTGCCATGATATTCGTCCCGTCGAAGGACGGACTTAGCCATAACCCAGCCGAATATACGTCAATGGAACAGCTGATGATTGGAGCGGATGTATTGCGCGCTTTCATGTTGAAACAGGCGAACGTTCTCTGAAAAACGAATTGCTTGGGAATTGTTTGGGTGCCTGTGCAGCACACTATTCAGTAAATACACTACAATTGCATAAAACAAATGAAGAAGCCAACCAAATGGAATGCCGGTTGACTTCTTCTCGTATTTATATACTTTTTATTGAATTGTCATAAATGTGTGGTACACAGGCACCTGAATCAAGCCTTTTCGGCGATAGTGAAGTTTTGCAGATGCTTGGAACTAAGGCTAAAAGAAGTAACTTTTTTCTTCCACTGCTTGACTACATCAACGTGGTCATCGTAATGGTAAAGAAAGAAATTCATTTCTTTTTTTCTGCTTTTTATGTTGATGACATATGGAATCACAGCAGTCTCTGGATATAGAAACGATTTTTCAGTACCTGGGAATATATGATTTCTCTTTACGTATTGAGCTTCATTATAATATTCACTAAATCGATTTTTTTCTTCCTTTTCTAAGTGTGTTCCGTTAAATGTGATAGTTATATCGTTCGGGTCAAGTTTTGGATGAGTTGTAAATTTATTCAAAAACCATCCTACAAGTGCGCTTGTGGGACTCGTTATAAATATAATAATTGCTCCGATCACTATAGCAATAATCGTCCATATCATTTCCTATCAACTCCGTTATCTGTAGGTGCTTGTAGTATGTATTATCGTAACAGATTGATTTGATATTGTGTTTGACAAATTAGTAACTTTTGTAACTAACCAAGTAAGAATTGAAAATGTTACTCGTTCAAAACTAGATTATAGGAAAGGCAGGAACGGTTATGATATTGTGGTTTCGGCAATTGCCACAGCCAAGACTGGATTTGTCAGAATGGAAACCTTTCATTGAAAATGCTTGGTTTCGAAAGCATTATATGAAGTTTGTTTATCTGTTAATGGCTGCTTTTTTTCTTGGGCCATACTGGTTCTGCAAAGGGAGTTTTACTCATATGACAAAATTTTCCATACTTTTCATCGTTATATTGGTTTTTGTTAGTCACGAAGCCCTTCATATACTTGTCATAAACAAGAAAGGCGATATGAGCTTAACGTTCAAAGGAATCTATTTTTGGCTCAATACAAATGCAGTACTTTCTAAAAAGAGATTTTGGATCTTTATGAGCTTACCTTTTATCGTATTAACGATTATCCCAGCTATTACGTCGTTCTATGTATCGGGCGATTTCAAAGCACTCATTTTATTTGTCAGCTGGTTTAATTTAATAATTTCTGCTTCCGATATAGTTAATTCATTTTTGATTTTAATAAAACCAAATAGTTCTGTGTTTTGCAGGGGGTACTACCGAATAAAAGAAAATCATTGAGTTGTTGATATTTCGGTGCACACTATTCAACTGCCTATAGGATTCGGCGCTTTTTATTTGCGAGCTATACAAATTCGCCCAATAATAAAGCATACCAATTGTTATGCTTCGTCCTCTATTGGTTTTCAGTCTTTTCACCTATTTTATAAATATAGTCGTTTACACATAGGAACGGTTGTGACTCGTATTCGTATAAAAGAAATAGATCAAGCAAAGGGGTGTGTGAAATGAAGCGTAACAACAATAAATTCGCACTGGCGTTGATTGGTTGTCTAATGCTAGCTGCATGTAGTGATAAGCCGGAGCCAGAAGTAAAGTCGGAGGTCACAGTAGCAGCAGATGAAGGCAAAACAAAGCCGGTCGCCGCCGATGAGCAAATACCTAAAGCAGCGCGGACGATAGAGGAGATGATTGCCCAGCCTGCCGGCAAGTTAGTGGAAGCGCATATGGACCCCGAAATCGAAGCGGCAAGGACGGTCAATTGGGTTTATTATCATCGATTCTATGAAGATACGTTCAAAGGGATCATGGAGAAAGAGTTGCCTACATATTTAGAGGAGCATCCGGATTTGAGCGCGGACGAGATATATGATTATCTTGTGTATCAATTGGGTTCGGGGCAATACTCAACATTCTATGACCCGTTAACGGCTTATGCGCATGGATATGTCATGCCGGAGTTGCCGGAAGGCGAGGATGAAATTGAGATTGCGAAGAGACAACAGACGAATGTAGTCATCTTGATGGATGCAAGCGGAAGCATGAAGGCGGAAATTGGTGGCGAGTCGCGTATGTCTCTTGCGAAGCAGGCAATCGAGGAATTCACTAGCCAGCTGCCCGAAGACGTCAATGTCTCCTTATTTGCGTACGGCCATAAAGGAGCCGGGACGGAAGCGGATAAACAGCTTTCTTGCAGTTCGATTGATGAACTATACCCGCTTGGAGCGTACAATGCAGATTCTTTCGCAACAGCAATGGATTCATTCCAGGCTAGCGGCTGGACACCATTAGCGGGGGCGATGGAAAAGGCGCATGAGTACCTTTCCTCTTATGACAAAGAGCAGTACAGGAATATCGTTTATATCGTAAGTGATGGCGTTGAGACGTGTGACGGAAATCCTGTTGCCGCTGCGAAACAGCTGCATGACAGCGAGATCGAGGCGAAGGTAAATATAATCGGCTTCGACGTCGATGATGAAGGACAAAATCAGCTAAAAACAGTGGCGGAAGCTGGCGGCGGTGAATATGCGACAGTGCGCAACCCGTCTGAATTTGAAGGGGTGATTATAAAGAAATGGAAGCCGAGCATGATGCAAGTGATGAGCCAACAAGGCGTCAAGCTCCATGAGTTGGTTCATCAAAAGGAAGCGCTCATTGCAATCCATGATCCACTCAGTAATCTTTCGGAGCGAGAGAAAACCCGGATCACCAATGCAGTCGCTGAATTGAAGAAAAAAAAGCTTATTGACGATGAAAAAGCGAACGAGGTAACAGAGATTGCAAAGGAAATGGGCGAGCTGCGCTCAGCACATTTCAGTGAAATAAAAGAGCAGAAGAGTGAAGAAGCAACGAAGGCGAAGGATGAGATCGACGCGAAGGTGGAAGCGTGGAAAGAAAAGTGGTCTTCTGAATTAGAGAAGGATGAAAAGTAGTTAGCATAAGTAAATGGCGGTACCTGATAACTACAGATACCGCCATTGTTCATTATGAGGATTGATTTGTTTGTTCTGCGTATTGTTTAAAGTTATTTAAAATCGCCTGCCAACCTTGTCGTTGAAATTCGACTGGATTTTCAGTTTCAGCGTCAAACGTTTCAATGACCTCAGTTTCGTTTCCTTGATCTGTAAAGATGATGTTGACTTTTCTTCCATCTCCCATTGTATAAGAAATCACCTCATGTAATTTCACTTCATCATAGACTCCACCAAAATCGAACCCCATGCTACTATCTTTTGCTTCCATTCTTGAAACAAATTTCCCACCTGCTCTAAGATCATTCTCAGCAAATGGTGTATGCCAATCATCAGATGGACTGTTCCATTTTTTTATATGACTTGGATCTGTCCAATACTCCCAAACTTTTTCCACTGGTGCTTGAACAGTGGCTTCTACTGTAAGTTCCTCAAATGCTCCCATGTTTCTCCACCTCGTAATTTGAATTTGTCTTCGTTACCTATGATTAGCTTACACCATTATAATAAACCTACATAGGAAAGACTATTCTAACAATCGATTGTTAGATGAAGGCAAAAAACAGGAGAAGTGGTTCTTCATGTTGAATTGAATTAAAGAAGTAACGTGAAATAGAAAGGAGAGGGAGGAGGGGAAATGAAAAAAACGTCTGTTTTCTTACTTTTATTTGTATTATTGATACTAACTTCTTGTGGTGGAAAATCATCGACGACTTCTTTCTTAAAAGTTACTGAAAAAGGACATTCGGACAATTATGAGGAATACTGGATTAAAGCTTACGATCCGAATAATGAAACTGAAGACGTAGCTTTTAAAATCATGGTCGATGAAGTAATGGTTTGGAATCTAATAGAGGAAGATAAAGAGTATTTTACAACTTATTCAAAAACAGGGAATAAACCTTGGACCTTAATTCACATAGAGCATACTCTGTATCGAGAATGAAATAATCCATATTAGAAAAGGTGAAAGAAAGGAATAGGGATGCAAATAGAGTTAGTTGCAAATGTGAAAAGGTGGCTTCAGTCAAAAGGTGAGCACGTTTCAGTAAAAACAATTCATGTGAATACTTGCTGTGCTCCTCCTATTCAGGAGATATTTATTCATCTAGGAAAACCGGAAGATTACATAATTATAAAGAAATTAATGTAGATAACTTATCAATTTTTGTTGAAAATCATCTTTCGTTAAATGAAAGAATGAAGTTTAAGCTTACGGAGATGGGCATTTTCAAAAAAAATACAGCCAAGTTTTAGAGGGGATTGGAGGGAATATGGCTAACGATTAAATAATGTAAAAATATGTCAAGTGTGCTGGTTGATTTTCGTGGTTTGTGAAGAGTTACACTTAAATTAACAGGGCAGTTTAGTGGAAGAAGCAGATCTTCTAAAAAGGGGCATTTAATATGGCAAAGCGATGGGGATATCCATATTTATTTTGTAACGATTGTGGAGAAAATGAAGTGGTTTTACTCTGATATACTTCAGTTAAACCTTATATGCGATGATAAAGGTTCGATTACTCTTAAGATTGGAAATCACCAATTAAGTATTGAGTACAATGCAGAATATAACCAACCACCAAACAAGTTTTCCATACAACCAGGGTGGAGAGGTGGAACAGAACTGAGTGTAGGGTGA harbors:
- a CDS encoding SulP family inorganic anion transporter: MHTLKQQWFGNIRADILAGIVVGLALIPEALAFAFIVGVDPRVALYASFTIAVITSFVGGRPGLISAATGAMALVLVNLMADHGLQYVLAATVLTGIIQLILGGLGVANLMRFIPNSVMLGFVNALGIMIFMTQLPYLRGHDTMTFIFAIATLVLVYAVPRFIKAIPAPLIAIVVMTGIALISGVSLQTIGDLGRMPSSLPTFFLPDIPLNLETLKIIFPYSLALAIVGLLESLLTSQVLDDMTDTPSDKNREARGQGIANFLTGFFGGMAGCALIGQSIINIKSGGRGRLSTFTAGVFLIFLIIVLGDVVVKIPMPVLAGVMIMVAATTFNWGSFKFLKQAPKTESIVMLITVAIILYTHNLAIGVVVGVVLSSLFFVSKISRVTVTSEAGIYKVKGPLFFASTTKFIQSFNDVKEKEICIDFEDSQLWDESAVGAISKVKGKLEEEGVSVTIQGLNSSSEQLYEKLQ
- a CDS encoding universal stress protein is translated as MKIAVAIDGSENALRAAKHAITLAQHFPESQLEFIYVADFNKAKDERLLSQSEESLLLKRKQKADPVLELARNAGVKAKMTMLKGDPSQEIIKYVNAESIDQLIIGSRGLNTFQEMILGSVSHKVMKHVNCPVTVVK
- a CDS encoding SDR family NAD(P)-dependent oxidoreductase produces the protein MRLQGKVAIITGSASGIGRGIALAMAKEGAHIAVIDINEEKGQETLKELTELTESMLFIKDISKPENVTEIVQAVVAKFGKLDILVNNAHASRQALFAETTMDMIDLSFGTGFYPTFHFMQAAYPELKKTKGKVINFASGAGLDGQPTQASYAAAKEAIRAISRVAANEWGPEGINVNLISLIALTPGVEAWAQSAPDMYEAMINRIPLRRLGDPEGDIGRTAVFLASDDANYITGQTIMVDGGSIKLR
- a CDS encoding SDR family NAD(P)-dependent oxidoreductase; protein product: MGKLDGKVAIVTGGASGIGEGMVDLFQSEGAIVIAADINEVAIQRASEKKNVHGMKLNVASDEEWAAFAKDVKEKFGRIDILVNNAGISSEKAFTEIGMDDWQKMMAINSFGPFAGMKHIAPIMAEQQSGSIVNISSYTAQIGQGFNHYSASKGAVRAISKAAATTFGRQGVRVNALFPGIIETPMTQNLSASKELLDQLVRATPLQRLGKPADIANAALFLASDDSSYITGAEIVIDGGFSAQ
- a CDS encoding MarR family winged helix-turn-helix transcriptional regulator yields the protein MKEETIFDIIHNMDKFTNNLIIQWNKLFNEDLGVSHILLLGHLASNGKSRPSDIAKVLGLTPPTVTHLTEKLVKKELAVRSTDEEDRRIVYLTITEAGNEILQRANLEGQALRKNLFEKLTPEEQQQMLHIYQKLNE
- a CDS encoding Zn-dependent hydrolase — its product is MKLERLRQSFEELARFTDEGEGINRLAYTETERNARDFLMKQLELAGLTVRIDYAGNVIARREGRSSDLPAVATGSHIDSVYAAGEFDGTAGVLVALEIMRSLADEGVETEHPLEVIIFACEESARFGASTLGSKAMSGRLDPAYTRSLTDKNGITLMQAFEENGLDLEEVHLAKRFRDEIKAFIELHVEQGPVLEKQEASIGVVTAIAAPIRLHVHIDGTADHSGTTPMDYRHDALLGGAEIALAVEKAALAELAYGTVGTVGVFSIEPGAMNVVPGAADLYVDIRGTNVESRQRVVDVLATAVNDTANKRGLDIWMDEMSREEPVQMDSELVTGLKAICEEKGVTCLKMPSGAGHDSMNMASLCPTAMIFVPSKDGLSHNPAEYTSMEQLMIGADVLRAFMLKQANVL
- a CDS encoding YfmQ family protein, coding for MIWTIIAIVIGAIIIFITSPTSALVGWFLNKFTTHPKLDPNDITITFNGTHLEKEEKNRFSEYYNEAQYVKRNHIFPGTEKSFLYPETAVIPYVINIKSRKKEMNFFLYHYDDHVDVVKQWKKKVTSFSLSSKHLQNFTIAEKA
- a CDS encoding DUF3267 domain-containing protein, translating into MILWFRQLPQPRLDLSEWKPFIENAWFRKHYMKFVYLLMAAFFLGPYWFCKGSFTHMTKFSILFIVILVFVSHEALHILVINKKGDMSLTFKGIYFWLNTNAVLSKKRFWIFMSLPFIVLTIIPAITSFYVSGDFKALILFVSWFNLIISASDIVNSFLILIKPNSSVFCRGYYRIKENH
- a CDS encoding vWA domain-containing protein, with protein sequence MKRNNNKFALALIGCLMLAACSDKPEPEVKSEVTVAADEGKTKPVAADEQIPKAARTIEEMIAQPAGKLVEAHMDPEIEAARTVNWVYYHRFYEDTFKGIMEKELPTYLEEHPDLSADEIYDYLVYQLGSGQYSTFYDPLTAYAHGYVMPELPEGEDEIEIAKRQQTNVVILMDASGSMKAEIGGESRMSLAKQAIEEFTSQLPEDVNVSLFAYGHKGAGTEADKQLSCSSIDELYPLGAYNADSFATAMDSFQASGWTPLAGAMEKAHEYLSSYDKEQYRNIVYIVSDGVETCDGNPVAAAKQLHDSEIEAKVNIIGFDVDDEGQNQLKTVAEAGGGEYATVRNPSEFEGVIIKKWKPSMMQVMSQQGVKLHELVHQKEALIAIHDPLSNLSEREKTRITNAVAELKKKKLIDDEKANEVTEIAKEMGELRSAHFSEIKEQKSEEATKAKDEIDAKVEAWKEKWSSELEKDEK
- a CDS encoding SRPBCC family protein codes for the protein MGAFEELTVEATVQAPVEKVWEYWTDPSHIKKWNSPSDDWHTPFAENDLRAGGKFVSRMEAKDSSMGFDFGGVYDEVKLHEVISYTMGDGRKVNIIFTDQGNETEVIETFDAETENPVEFQRQGWQAILNNFKQYAEQTNQSS